One window of Deltaproteobacteria bacterium genomic DNA carries:
- a CDS encoding type II toxin-antitoxin system Phd/YefM family antitoxin: MKHVSLGQARDRLSALVNDAAHGGQRIVLSSRGRPKAALIGMEDLERLERAEAEPRTIAREMLRWIERVEDTLRGRPRVRRSSTEALREVREEERAGGNGLPRRKPRTQAARRRGR, from the coding sequence ATGAAGCATGTCAGCCTGGGTCAGGCCCGCGATCGTCTGTCCGCGCTCGTGAACGACGCCGCCCATGGTGGCCAGCGGATCGTGCTTTCGTCCCGGGGTCGCCCCAAGGCAGCCTTGATCGGGATGGAAGACCTCGAACGGCTCGAGCGGGCGGAAGCCGAACCAAGGACGATCGCGCGGGAGATGCTGCGCTGGATCGAACGGGTAGAGGACACGTTGCGCGGTCGGCCACGCGTGAGGAGATCCTCGACCGAGGCACTGCGTGAGGTACGGGAGGAGGAACGTGCCGGAGGGAATGGTTTGCCTCGACGCAAGCCTCGCACTCAAGCTGCTCGTCGTCGAGGACGATAG
- a CDS encoding exosortase system-associated protein, TIGR04073 family produces the protein MARSLTSAALLLLLLVAPPADAQTAGRKFLRGLAGMTTAFLEVPGNMVAETRTRGAGVGIPFGFAKGLGMIIPRVFVGVWDFLSAPFPAPAGFKPILEPEFPWGYFEGEASSPPPPPPPPPRKRTRTH, from the coding sequence ATGGCACGATCCCTCACCAGCGCCGCTCTCCTGCTCCTGCTGCTCGTCGCCCCGCCCGCCGACGCGCAGACCGCCGGGCGAAAGTTCCTGCGCGGTCTCGCCGGCATGACCACGGCCTTCCTCGAGGTGCCGGGCAACATGGTCGCCGAGACGCGGACGCGCGGTGCGGGGGTGGGCATCCCGTTCGGCTTCGCCAAGGGCCTCGGGATGATCATCCCGCGGGTGTTCGTCGGGGTCTGGGACTTCTTGAGCGCTCCATTTCCTGCGCCCGCCGGCTTCAAGCCCATTCTCGAGCCCGAGTTCCCCTGGGGGTACTTCGAGGGCGAGGCGTCGAGCCCACCGCCACCGCCGCCACCTCCGCCGCGGAAGCGCACCCGGACTCATTGA
- a CDS encoding cyclase family protein, with product MDVLRTLAPKVSNWGRWGPDDEVGTVNFITPEAVRRGAACVKRGDVFSLGLPLGADGPQLGTHGRMNPIHLMSALEGRVSAEGDFRYSDDIVVMPLQCATQWDSLAHVYYDGQLYNGFPATAITAAGAARNAIDRVGAGIVSRGVLLDVARLWGVDRVAPGVAIKPTDLDTAERAAGVRVGTGDVLLVRTGHLAVFKVDRDREGYLRRTPGLGVACVEWLHARQVAAVATDTVAVEVIPWEDPAVPLPLHLLCIRDMGLTLGEMFDLDALAADCARDGVWEFLFSAPPLKVSGGVGSPLNPLAVK from the coding sequence GTGGACGTCCTCCGGACGCTCGCCCCCAAGGTTTCCAACTGGGGGCGATGGGGGCCGGACGATGAGGTTGGTACGGTCAACTTCATCACGCCCGAGGCCGTGCGCCGGGGCGCGGCGTGCGTGAAGCGCGGCGACGTCTTCAGCCTCGGCCTCCCGCTCGGCGCCGACGGACCGCAGCTCGGCACGCACGGCCGCATGAACCCGATCCACCTGATGAGCGCCCTCGAGGGCCGCGTGAGCGCCGAGGGGGACTTCCGCTACAGCGACGACATCGTCGTCATGCCGCTCCAGTGTGCGACGCAGTGGGACAGCCTCGCGCACGTCTACTACGACGGCCAGCTCTACAACGGGTTTCCGGCGACGGCGATCACCGCCGCCGGCGCGGCGCGCAACGCCATCGACCGCGTCGGTGCGGGCATCGTCTCGCGCGGCGTGCTGCTCGACGTCGCGCGCCTGTGGGGCGTGGACCGGGTGGCGCCCGGCGTGGCGATCAAGCCGACCGACCTCGACACCGCCGAACGCGCGGCCGGGGTGCGCGTCGGGACGGGCGACGTGCTCCTCGTGCGCACCGGGCACCTCGCGGTCTTCAAGGTCGACCGCGACCGCGAAGGCTATCTCCGCCGGACGCCCGGGCTCGGCGTCGCCTGCGTCGAGTGGTTGCACGCACGGCAGGTGGCCGCGGTGGCGACCGACACGGTCGCGGTCGAGGTGATCCCGTGGGAGGACCCGGCCGTACCGCTTCCTCTCCACCTCCTCTGCATCCGCGACATGGGCCTCACGCTCGGCGAGATGTTCGACCTCGACGCGCTCGCCGCCGACTGCGCGCGCGACGGCGTCTGGGAGTTCCTGTTCAGCGCTCCGCCGCTGAAGGTGTCGGGCGGCGTCGGGTCGCCGCTCAACCCGCTCGCCGTGAAGTAG
- a CDS encoding RES domain-containing protein has translation MPELWRVVKRKHASTAFDGKAAQRFGGRWNSPGRRAVYASATKSLAVLEVLVHIDVGGRLPRLVAFTFVVDDELVDRLPAARLPRHWRTSRGLEVTQRIGDEWLASGRALALAVPSGIVPEESNYLLNPAHPRFGRLKFGRPMPFLLDPRL, from the coding sequence ATGCCGGAGCTCTGGCGCGTGGTGAAGCGCAAGCACGCGTCCACGGCGTTCGACGGCAAGGCTGCGCAGCGCTTCGGGGGGCGTTGGAATTCACCTGGTCGGAGAGCCGTCTATGCCAGCGCGACCAAGTCACTCGCGGTTCTGGAGGTGCTCGTGCACATCGATGTCGGGGGGCGACTGCCTCGCTTGGTGGCCTTCACGTTCGTCGTCGACGACGAGCTCGTCGATCGCCTGCCTGCCGCCCGGCTGCCTCGACACTGGCGCACGTCGCGAGGGCTGGAGGTGACGCAGCGGATCGGCGACGAGTGGCTCGCGTCCGGCCGGGCTCTGGCCCTGGCCGTGCCGAGTGGCATCGTACCGGAAGAATCGAACTATCTGCTCAATCCGGCTCACCCGCGCTTTGGCCGCCTGAAATTCGGACGGCCCATGCCGTTCCTCCTGGACCCGCGCCTGTAA
- a CDS encoding type II toxin-antitoxin system VapC family toxin, whose protein sequence is MPEGMVCLDASLALKLLVVEDDSAQARSLWRSWIARGVEVVAPGLFVFECTSVLRRMVVRHDLEEEAARQALGLLLTMPVSLRAPTGLVERAWNLARDLGRPTAYDCFYLGVAELLGIDCWTADRRLYNAVRKKTPWLRHLSEHETPE, encoded by the coding sequence GTGCCGGAGGGAATGGTTTGCCTCGACGCAAGCCTCGCACTCAAGCTGCTCGTCGTCGAGGACGATAGCGCGCAGGCCAGGTCGCTCTGGCGTTCGTGGATCGCCCGAGGCGTCGAGGTGGTAGCGCCGGGCTTGTTCGTCTTCGAGTGCACGTCCGTCCTCCGTCGAATGGTCGTCCGGCATGACCTCGAGGAGGAGGCGGCGCGTCAGGCCCTGGGACTCCTCCTCACCATGCCGGTGTCGCTTCGAGCACCCACGGGGCTCGTGGAACGCGCGTGGAATCTCGCCCGAGACCTCGGTCGCCCAACCGCGTACGATTGCTTCTACCTCGGCGTGGCCGAGCTGCTCGGCATCGACTGCTGGACGGCCGATCGTCGCCTCTACAACGCCGTCCGCAAGAAGACCCCGTGGCTCCGTCATCTATCCGAGCACGAGACGCCCGAGTAG
- a CDS encoding copper-translocating P-type ATPase, with the protein MHPEVVREHPGSCPVCGMALEPRAVSAEGESPELAAMTRRLVWSALLTLPLLGLAMGGMAAPHAVAPRAVALLELALATPVVLWGGWPFFARGWESVVRASPNMFTLIAIGVGTAWAYSVVAALAPQVFPASFRGHGGEVALYFESAAVITTLVLAGQVLELRARRRTGDAIRALLGLAPKTARAVRPDGTEGDVPLAHVHAGERLRVRPGEQIPVDGVVLEGRSTVDESLLTGEPVPVEKTAGDRVTAGTVNGTGSFVMRAERVGSETLLAQIVRLVGDAQRSRAPIQRLADVVASYFVPAVLVAAAVTFAVWAVLGPEPRMAHALVNAVAVLIIACPCALGLATPMSVMVAVGRGATAGVLVRDAEALEVLEKVDTVVVDKTGTLTEGRPKLVSIAATGGTGEDELLRLAAGLERASEHPLAAAIVAGARARGIEPAPVDSFRSVTGKGVTGVVQGRIVALGNRALLDEIGVDPGDLGTRAEALRREGQTVVLVAVDGRPAGLVGVADPIKPSTPEALAALHAEGIRVVMVSGDSRTTAEAVARRLGIDEVYAEVLPQAKGEVVARLEADGRVVAMAGDGINDAPALARAHVGIAMGAGADVALESAGVTLVGGDLRGIVRARRLSRRTMRNVRQNLFFAFVYNVLGIPLAAGVLYPAAGLTLSPMIASAAMSLSSVSVIANALRLRRAAL; encoded by the coding sequence ATGCACCCGGAGGTCGTGCGCGAGCACCCCGGCTCCTGCCCCGTGTGCGGCATGGCGCTCGAGCCGCGCGCCGTGAGCGCCGAGGGGGAGAGCCCCGAGCTCGCCGCCATGACCCGGCGCCTGGTGTGGAGCGCGCTGCTCACGCTGCCGCTCCTCGGCCTCGCGATGGGCGGCATGGCGGCGCCGCACGCCGTCGCCCCCCGCGCGGTCGCCCTCCTCGAGCTCGCGCTCGCCACCCCGGTGGTGCTGTGGGGCGGCTGGCCGTTCTTCGCGCGCGGCTGGGAGTCGGTCGTGCGCGCGAGCCCAAACATGTTCACGCTGATCGCGATCGGCGTCGGCACGGCCTGGGCGTACAGCGTGGTCGCCGCGCTCGCCCCGCAGGTCTTCCCCGCCTCGTTCCGCGGGCACGGCGGCGAGGTGGCGCTCTACTTCGAGTCGGCGGCCGTGATCACGACGCTCGTGCTCGCCGGGCAGGTGCTCGAGCTGCGGGCACGGCGGCGGACCGGGGATGCCATCCGCGCGCTCCTCGGCCTCGCGCCGAAGACGGCGCGCGCCGTGCGCCCCGACGGGACGGAGGGGGACGTCCCGCTGGCGCACGTGCATGCCGGCGAGCGGCTGCGCGTGCGTCCGGGAGAGCAGATCCCCGTCGACGGCGTCGTCCTCGAGGGCCGCAGCACGGTCGACGAGTCGCTGCTCACCGGCGAGCCCGTGCCGGTGGAGAAGACGGCGGGCGACCGGGTGACGGCCGGTACGGTCAACGGCACGGGGAGCTTCGTCATGCGCGCCGAGCGGGTGGGCAGCGAGACGCTGCTCGCCCAGATCGTCCGCCTGGTGGGCGACGCGCAGCGGAGCCGGGCGCCCATCCAGCGCCTCGCCGACGTCGTCGCGTCCTACTTCGTGCCGGCGGTCCTGGTGGCGGCCGCGGTCACGTTCGCCGTCTGGGCCGTGCTCGGCCCCGAGCCGCGCATGGCCCACGCGCTGGTGAACGCGGTGGCCGTGCTCATCATCGCCTGCCCGTGCGCGCTCGGGCTCGCGACGCCGATGTCCGTCATGGTGGCGGTCGGGCGCGGGGCGACGGCCGGGGTGCTGGTGCGGGACGCCGAGGCGCTCGAGGTCCTCGAGAAGGTCGACACCGTCGTCGTCGACAAGACCGGTACCCTCACCGAGGGCCGGCCGAAGCTCGTCTCGATCGCCGCCACGGGCGGCACGGGCGAGGACGAGCTGCTCCGCCTCGCGGCCGGCCTCGAGCGCGCGAGCGAGCATCCCCTCGCGGCGGCGATCGTGGCCGGCGCGCGCGCCCGCGGCATCGAGCCGGCGCCGGTCGACAGCTTCCGCTCGGTCACCGGCAAGGGCGTGACCGGCGTGGTCCAGGGCCGCATTGTCGCACTCGGCAACCGGGCGCTCCTCGACGAGATCGGCGTCGACCCGGGAGACCTCGGGACGCGCGCCGAGGCCCTGCGCCGCGAGGGCCAGACGGTCGTCCTGGTGGCCGTCGACGGCCGCCCGGCCGGGCTCGTCGGCGTGGCCGACCCGATCAAGCCGTCGACACCCGAGGCACTGGCCGCGCTCCACGCCGAAGGCATCCGCGTCGTCATGGTGAGCGGCGACAGCCGCACGACCGCCGAGGCCGTCGCGCGCCGGCTCGGCATCGACGAGGTGTACGCCGAGGTGCTGCCCCAGGCGAAGGGCGAGGTCGTCGCGCGCCTCGAGGCCGACGGCCGGGTCGTCGCCATGGCCGGCGACGGCATCAACGACGCGCCGGCCCTCGCCCGCGCCCACGTCGGCATCGCGATGGGCGCGGGCGCCGACGTCGCGCTCGAGAGCGCCGGGGTGACGCTCGTGGGAGGCGACCTCCGGGGGATCGTGCGCGCGCGGCGGCTCTCGCGCCGCACCATGCGCAACGTCCGCCAGAACCTCTTCTTCGCCTTCGTCTACAACGTGCTCGGCATCCCGCTCGCGGCGGGCGTCCTCTACCCGGCCGCAGGCCTCACGCTGAGCCCGATGATCGCGAGCGCCGCCATGAGCTTGAGCTCGGTGTCGGTCATCGCCAACGCGCTCCGCCTGCGCCGCGCCGCGCTCTGA
- a CDS encoding DUF2384 domain-containing protein, whose protein sequence is MKATAARARTLVTAHAKGRPLRAREVTARVRAGLPIAEFDALRELLGLTVESLASRVGTSIATLSRRRQSGQPLDAGHSDRLLRLARLFRLATELHDGDEEAARDWLSKPARALDGETPLDRADTEAGAREVENLIGRLEHGVYT, encoded by the coding sequence ATGAAAGCCACGGCCGCGCGAGCCAGGACCCTGGTCACGGCGCACGCAAAAGGCCGGCCGCTGCGCGCGCGGGAGGTGACGGCCCGGGTCAGAGCTGGTCTGCCAATAGCCGAGTTCGATGCGCTCCGTGAGCTGTTGGGCCTCACCGTGGAGAGCCTGGCGAGCAGAGTCGGCACGTCGATCGCGACGCTCTCGCGCCGGCGGCAGAGCGGCCAGCCCCTCGATGCCGGCCACAGTGACCGGCTCCTGCGTCTCGCGCGGTTGTTTCGCCTGGCGACCGAGCTGCACGACGGCGACGAAGAGGCAGCACGAGACTGGCTGAGCAAGCCCGCCCGCGCCCTCGACGGCGAGACGCCGCTGGATCGCGCCGACACGGAGGCCGGGGCGCGCGAGGTCGAGAACCTCATCGGTCGGTTGGAGCACGGCGTCTACACCTGA